Sequence from the Fodinibius salicampi genome:
TTTGCAGCTGATTCAGCAGCAATGCAAGACGCTGTTGCAACCCAAACAAACCTTAATTATGTGTGGACAATATTTGCCGCCATTCTGGTTTTCTTTATGCAAGCTGGTTTCGCCCTACTTGAAACCGGATTCACCCGGTCAAAAAATGCGGTCAACATTATCATGAAAAACTTCATGGATGTTGGTGCCGGCGGACTTGTCTTCTTCGCTGTGGGCTTTGGCCTTATGTTTGGTACCACTGCGGGAGGATGGATCGGAACCGATGGCTTTTTCCTAACAGGAATTGAAGGACAGGAAACCACTTGGACATGGGCCTTTTTCGTTTTCCAAGCTGTCTTTGCAGCTACAGCGGCAACCATCGTTTCCGGTGCCGTTGCTGAACGAACAAAGTTTACCGGTTATTTACTATTCTCTATTGCCATTACAGCCTTCATTTATCCGATATTTGGCTCCTGGGCATGGGGAGGTTTGTTTAATGGAAGCGGATGGTTAGAAGGCCTTGGCTTCATCGACTTTGCAGGATCTACCGTTGTTCACTCAGTCGGAGGCTGGGCTGCACTGGCCGGAGCCTTAATTGTTGGTCCACGTGTAGGTAAATATGATGAGGAAGGAAAACCTAATCATATTCCGGGTCATAGTTTGCCCCTAGCTGCTTTGGGTGTATTTATTCTCTGGTTCGGATGGTTTGGTTTCAATGCCGGCTCTACCACTGCGGGAAGTACTGATATTGCTTTAATTGCCATGAACACTTTCCTCGCGGCAGGTGCCGGTGCTACTTTGGCTATGATTGTTACCTGGTTAAAAGACGATAAACCGGACGCTCCTATGACGCTCAACGGCGTACTCGGTGGTCTGGTTGCCATTACGGCCGGATGTGCTAACCTGACGCCAGGCTTAGCAATTATTACCGGAGCTATTGCCGGTGTTGTTGTGGTTTACGCTACCGAATTCATTGAAAAATTTGTTGATGATCCAGTAGGTGCCATCGCTGTACACGGAGTTTGTGGTGCCTGGGGTACGTTTGCTGCAGGACTTTTCGACTCTACCAACGGATTGTTTGGAACCGGAGCCTTCGACCCCTCTATTCTCGGTGTTCAACTCCTTGGTATAGCAG
This genomic interval carries:
- a CDS encoding ammonium transporter codes for the protein MKKYSILTLAFLFAGVADAFAADSAAMQDAVATQTNLNYVWTIFAAILVFFMQAGFALLETGFTRSKNAVNIIMKNFMDVGAGGLVFFAVGFGLMFGTTAGGWIGTDGFFLTGIEGQETTWTWAFFVFQAVFAATAATIVSGAVAERTKFTGYLLFSIAITAFIYPIFGSWAWGGLFNGSGWLEGLGFIDFAGSTVVHSVGGWAALAGALIVGPRVGKYDEEGKPNHIPGHSLPLAALGVFILWFGWFGFNAGSTTAGSTDIALIAMNTFLAAGAGATLAMIVTWLKDDKPDAPMTLNGVLGGLVAITAGCANLTPGLAIITGAIAGVVVVYATEFIEKFVDDPVGAIAVHGVCGAWGTFAAGLFDSTNGLFGTGAFDPSILGVQLLGIAAAFVWTFGVSYVLFSIIDATVGLRVNGQLEAKGLDLHEHDNRAYPEFVGTDEFIPGEV